The Legionella sp. PATHC032 genome has a window encoding:
- a CDS encoding sensor histidine kinase translates to MSDYEVLLRHLDREIRARKEAEEISEKKISELYRFAQRLEESLKDQKEISKKLKEKTKALKQQIAKTEEERHAKSTLQTILESAIEYSIIAINLKGVILVWNEGARRNYGYEAHELINKKSIDILHTVEDIQSGKVRKFFQTVRREGKAEEVFQRVRKDGSQFTASVTMTIRHDSQGKKVGYVIISKDITEIKKFEEKLIKSNQDLEEFSYIISHDLKAPLRAIIQLATWIEEDCGNKLDPLSRKNLQLLRERTHRMSGMVDGLLQYARAGQVNMEIEWVDTKELIQEIMDILNHDEQFTIIVHESMPQLTTAKLLLSQVFSNLIANSMKHHHCKTGTIEIGVLDRGSFYEFYVADDGPGIEPVYFEKIFRIFQTLKSKDEAETTGIGLTIVKKIVESQNGKIEVESELGKGAKFSFTWPKIPHQ, encoded by the coding sequence ACAGAGAGATACGCGCAAGGAAAGAAGCTGAAGAAATAAGTGAAAAAAAAATATCCGAGTTATACCGTTTTGCCCAGCGTCTGGAAGAGAGTTTAAAAGATCAAAAAGAAATAAGTAAAAAATTAAAAGAGAAGACCAAGGCATTAAAGCAGCAAATCGCTAAAACAGAAGAAGAACGCCATGCCAAAAGTACTTTACAAACCATATTGGAAAGCGCAATTGAATATTCAATCATTGCAATTAATTTGAAAGGAGTCATACTGGTTTGGAATGAAGGGGCGAGACGAAATTACGGCTACGAAGCTCATGAATTAATAAACAAAAAGAGCATCGATATTTTGCATACAGTGGAAGATATCCAGTCAGGTAAAGTAAGAAAATTTTTTCAAACGGTACGTCGGGAAGGCAAGGCAGAAGAAGTATTTCAACGGGTCAGAAAAGACGGATCCCAGTTCACTGCTTCCGTTACTATGACCATACGCCATGATTCACAAGGAAAAAAAGTAGGGTATGTCATTATTTCAAAAGATATTACCGAAATTAAAAAATTTGAAGAAAAGCTGATTAAAAGTAATCAGGATCTTGAAGAATTTTCATACATTATTTCTCATGACCTAAAAGCGCCGCTAAGGGCAATTATTCAATTGGCAACATGGATTGAAGAGGATTGCGGAAATAAGCTGGATCCTCTTTCCAGAAAAAATCTTCAATTGCTTAGAGAACGTACCCATCGCATGAGCGGCATGGTAGATGGCTTGTTACAATATGCGCGGGCAGGACAGGTCAATATGGAGATAGAATGGGTAGATACTAAAGAGTTAATTCAAGAAATAATGGATATTCTTAACCACGATGAACAATTTACTATCATAGTTCATGAATCCATGCCCCAACTGACAACTGCCAAATTACTTCTAAGCCAGGTTTTTTCTAATCTGATTGCAAACAGCATGAAACACCATCACTGTAAAACGGGAACTATCGAAATTGGTGTTTTGGATAGAGGTTCGTTTTATGAGTTTTATGTGGCAGATGATGGTCCAGGTATTGAGCCGGTGTATTTTGAGAAAATATTCAGAATATTTCAAACTTTAAAATCCAAAGATGAGGCAGAAACTACTGGCATAGGATTAACTATAGTAAAGAAAATTGTAGAGTCTCAAAATGGGAAAATTGAGGTGGAATCTGAGTTGGGTAAAGGAGCAAAGTTTTCCTTTACATGGCCTAAAATACCTCATCAATAA